Within the Salarias fasciatus chromosome 2, fSalaFa1.1, whole genome shotgun sequence genome, the region CAGTGTTTTAACATGGACTCACAGCGCCGCTGTTGTCCAGATAGTCTAACATTTAACAGTCTCGTACTTTGCATCACGCTTTTATTGTCGAGACAGAGGGCACAGAAGTAAACGCACTGTCTGGGTTTACCACAGAGAGACAACGTCTTCTCATATTAACGCGAACGGAATGATCCACAAAACTCCCGGTGACCTATGAATTCGGAAATCAAGACATCTAAAGGCCTTTTAATGGTTCACACTGGAAGAACGTCGAGCAGAACAATGAGAGGACACgtcctgctgttttctttgctgttttctttggtgCTTTCTCTGGACTCGGTCTTCGCACAGGTCAGCTACACTGTCCCCGAGGAAATGCCAAAAGGATCTCTCGTTGGAAACATTGCAAAAGATTTTGGGTTAGACGTTAAAAGACTCAAGTCGGGTAAAGCTCGTGTTTTTACTCCGGACAGCGACGATTATATTGAACTGAACAACGACAGAGGCGTTCTCCTCATCAAAAACAGAATAGACAGAGAGGAGCTCTGCGGACAAACGACGCCCTGCGCGTTACATTTTCAGGTTATATTGGAAAATCCGATGGAGTTTTACACCGTCACGGTCGAGATCACAGATGTTAATGACAATGCGccttcttttgaaaaaaatgacgtGAAATTTAAAATTAGCGAGTCTGCTGTCAGCGGAGCTAAGTTCATATTAGACCGTGCAGTTGATCTCGATGTGGGCTTGAACGGCTTGCAAACATACAAACTCGAACCGACGGAGAATTTTATTATTAAACTGCATGATCAATTAGATGGAACAAAAAACGTGGAAATGACCTTAGAAAAGCCTCTCGACAGAGAAAAGCATGAGCACCTCTCTTTAGTCCTCACGGCTGTGGATGGAGGAGAGCCGCAGATGACTGGAACAATGCAGATTCTAATCACCGTGTTAGACGTTAATGACAACGCTCCCGTTTTTACACAGCCTGTTTATAAAGCATCTGTACATGAAAATTCACCTCTCGGTACAATTGTGATGACAGTCACCGCGACAGATGCAGATCAGGGCTCTAATGGCCAAATAACATATTCAATTTCAAGTATTTTGGACAATACCCGTGGACTATttgaagtaaatgaaaaaactgGTGAAATTCGGCTAAAAGGAAATGTTGACTATGAAAAGTCTCGTTCCTTCCAGATTAACATTCGTGCCAGTGATGATGGAGGACTAGTTGACTCGTGTAAAGTAATGATTGACGTCATTGACATGAATGACAATAAACCACACATCCATATAATGTCAAAGACAAACGCAATATCAGAGGACGCCCAACTTGGTACTGTTGTAACAATGATTAATATTAAAGATGCAGACTCAGGTGAAAATGGTAAGGTTTATTGTgctataaataataatattccTTTTGTGATGAAGTCCACAACCAGTGATTTTTATAGCTTAGTGACAGATAGTGATTTAGACCGTGAGAGATCCTCTGAGTATAATATCACAGTGACCTGCTCTGATGAGGGAGTGccctctctctccagcagcgTCATTCTCACCTTACAGATCTCTGATGTGAATGATAACCCACCTGTCTTTGAGAGAACCTTATATGAGGCCTACATCATAGAAAACAACACACCAGGCCTCTCCATATTTACAGTGAAAGCCACAGATGCTGACTGGAACCAGAATGCCCGCGTTTCATACATACTGGAGGACTCATCGGTTAACGGAGTGCCAGTATCCTCATATGTGTCTGTCAGTGCAGACAGTGGAGTCATCCATGCAGTGCGCTCTTTTGACTACGAGCAGATCAAAGATTTTCAATTCCTTGTCAAAGCTcaggatggaggctctcctccactcagcagcaacgTGACAGTGAAAatcctgatccaggaccagaacgACAACCCCCCTCAGGTCCTGTACCCAGTGCAGACTGGTGGCTCTGTGGTGGCTGAGATGGTGCCTCGTTCAGCAGATGTGGGCTATCTGGTGACCAAAGTGGTGGCTGTTGATGTGGACTCTGGACAGAATGCCTGGCTCTCATATAAACTCCAGAAAGCCACAGACAGAGCGCTGTTTGAAGTGGGATTACAGAATGGAGAAATCAGAACTATTCGCCAAGTTAATGATAAAGATGCAGTCAAACAAAGACTGACTGTTACAGTGGAGGACAACGGACAGCCCTCTcgttcagctacagtcattgtGAACGTGGCGGTGGCGGACAGCTTCCCTGAAGTGCTGTCAGAGTTCACTGACCTGATCCACGACAAGGAGTACAATGACAACCTGACTTTTTACTTGGTGTTGGCTCTGGCTGTAGTTTCCTTCCTGTTCATCACCTGTGTGGTGGTGATTATCTCAGTGAAAATCTACAGATGGAGACAGTCCCGCATCCTGTATCAGTCCAACCTGCCTGTGATTCCATATTATCCTCCACGTTACTCAGACACTTTGGGGACAGGGACTCTCCAACATGTGTACAATTATGAGGTGTGCAGGACGACAGACTCCAGAAAGAGTGACTGTAAGTTTGGCAGAGCTGGTAGTCAGAACGTTCTGATCATGGACCCCAGTTCAACAGGGACGATGCAGCGGATACAGAGTGAGAAGAGCATCCTGGATGAACCTGACTCTCCTATAGAGGTTAGAATTATGCAAAAGCCTCTATTTAATTCATCAATCATTTTAATCGTagctttttgtcattttaaacaaGCAGGCTCCGGCATTGTTTGGGTGATTTTGTTGGACagtcagcaccatggacagaggcAGAGTAGAGCTACTGGCATTTTGGCcttgtctatctatctatctatctatctatctatctatctatctatctatctatctgtatctgtctatctgtctgtctgtctgcctttcTGTCTGTGCaccttttttatattttatttgctgCAGTCTATATATTCGTCTCTAGGTGCCACTGTGGGTTagtttgagaattttttttttttttttttttcctgattgaaCATGCACTCCACTGTTCGGTGCTTGAAAATCGGTTCATTAATAATCGGAACTGAGGCCGCAGAGCTGGCGTATAGCACTCGACAATAAGCGTATGGtcaatttttttgtctttgtaattCCTTTTACTGATTGTTTTAAT harbors:
- the LOC115397429 gene encoding protocadherin beta-16-like isoform X3, producing the protein MVHTGRTSSRTMRGHVLLFSLLFSLVLSLDSVFAQVSYTVPEEMPKGSLVGNIAKDFGLDVKRLKSGKARVFTPDSDDYIELNNDRGVLLIKNRIDREELCGQTTPCALHFQVILENPMEFYTVTVEITDVNDNAPSFEKNDVKFKISESAVSGAKFILDRAVDLDVGLNGLQTYKLEPTENFIIKLHDQLDGTKNVEMTLEKPLDREKHEHLSLVLTAVDGGEPQMTGTMQILITVLDVNDNAPVFTQPVYKASVHENSPLGTIVMTVTATDADQGSNGQITYSISSILDNTRGLFEVNEKTGEIRLKGNVDYEKSRSFQINIRASDDGGLVDSCKVMIDVIDMNDNKPHIHIMSKTNAISEDAQLGTVVTMINIKDADSGENGKVYCAINNNIPFVMKSTTSDFYSLVTDSDLDRERSSEYNITVTCSDEGVPSLSSSVILTLQISDVNDNPPVFERTLYEAYIIENNTPGLSIFTVKATDADWNQNARVSYILEDSSVNGVPVSSYVSVSADSGVIHAVRSFDYEQIKDFQFLVKAQDGGSPPLSSNVTVKILIQDQNDNPPQVLYPVQTGGSVVAEMVPRSADVGYLVTKVVAVDVDSGQNAWLSYKLQKATDRALFEVGLQNGEIRTIRQVNDKDAVKQRLTVTVEDNGQPSRSATVIVNVAVADSFPEVLSEFTDLIHDKEYNDNLTFYLVLALAVVSFLFITCVVVIISVKIYRWRQSRILYQSNLPVIPYYPPRYSDTLGTGTLQHVYNYEVCRTTDSRKSDCKFGRAGSQNVLIMDPSSTGTMQRIQSEKSILDEPDSPIEQKPPNNDWRFTQGQRPGPSGPHMPYGTHIRWTPKSGTRATGGPEVAMGTGPWPQPPTEAEQLQALMAAANEVSEVTATLGPGTMGLSTRYSPQFTLQHVPDYRQNVYIPGSTATLTSNPQQQQATAQQAAQQALPPPQVSAQPEPPKAAQTPASKKKSTKKEKK
- the LOC115397429 gene encoding protocadherin gamma-A6-like isoform X9, which produces MVHTGRTSSRTMRGHVLLFSLLFSLVLSLDSVFAQVSYTVPEEMPKGSLVGNIAKDFGLDVKRLKSGKARVFTPDSDDYIELNNDRGVLLIKNRIDREELCGQTTPCALHFQVILENPMEFYTVTVEITDVNDNAPSFEKNDVKFKISESAVSGAKFILDRAVDLDVGLNGLQTYKLEPTENFIIKLHDQLDGTKNVEMTLEKPLDREKHEHLSLVLTAVDGGEPQMTGTMQILITVLDVNDNAPVFTQPVYKASVHENSPLGTIVMTVTATDADQGSNGQITYSISSILDNTRGLFEVNEKTGEIRLKGNVDYEKSRSFQINIRASDDGGLVDSCKVMIDVIDMNDNKPHIHIMSKTNAISEDAQLGTVVTMINIKDADSGENGKVYCAINNNIPFVMKSTTSDFYSLVTDSDLDRERSSEYNITVTCSDEGVPSLSSSVILTLQISDVNDNPPVFERTLYEAYIIENNTPGLSIFTVKATDADWNQNARVSYILEDSSVNGVPVSSYVSVSADSGVIHAVRSFDYEQIKDFQFLVKAQDGGSPPLSSNVTVKILIQDQNDNPPQVLYPVQTGGSVVAEMVPRSADVGYLVTKVVAVDVDSGQNAWLSYKLQKATDRALFEVGLQNGEIRTIRQVNDKDAVKQRLTVTVEDNGQPSRSATVIVNVAVADSFPEVLSEFTDLIHDKEYNDNLTFYLVLALAVVSFLFITCVVVIISVKIYRWRQSRILYQSNLPVIPYYPPRYSDTLGTGTLQHVYNYEVCRTTDSRKSDCKFGRAGSQNVLIMDPSSTGTMQRIQSEKSILDEPDSPIEQKPPNNDWRFTQGQRPGPSGATGGPEVAMGTGPWPQPPTEAEQLQALMAAANEVSEVTATLGPGTMGLSTRYSPQFTLQHVPDYRQNVYIPGSTATLTSNPQQQQATAQQAAQQALPPPQVSAQPEPPKAAQTPASKKKSTKKEKK